A window of the Vanessa tameamea isolate UH-Manoa-2023 chromosome 22, ilVanTame1 primary haplotype, whole genome shotgun sequence genome harbors these coding sequences:
- the LOC113402267 gene encoding leucine-rich repeat-containing protein 24-like, with amino-acid sequence MSMRVSWARWYWIVIFTTCTARTASDWLDCAHIATCRCKWSSGKKTATCASGDLRRPPSLSSDIQVLDLHDNPLRNLPQEVFLNIGLLNLQRLNLRATKLRSIHADAFLELRILVEVDLADNDLAVLPRDIFRGNERLRLVVLSNNPLTILISDQFPTLPHLRMLLLDGCRLRTIQTNALRNLKSLETIDLRRNQLTFLRLITFSLPALKTMSLSGNPWRCDCRLREFKDWFLESKLGTEELVCVEPSTQSGNKWRNVPSEKMACPPEVKSSTLVVRAEIGLAATFGCWVHGVPKPSVTWLLDGVEIRNSTIDCDMEETDTVVEDDTIDDKVPGSVRWVNITLLNVTSSAAGEWTCVAKSMAGESRAVISLVLPRSQTATARTAPGIPQLLGVVFGALGALACLGFIAAVACWQLRRRTVPPSRSFTDQEKRLIDASVVVSCDRSIADMASPCDFELTERSIDDQPRGCGFDPVHITIEGTPGAFPPPPAEFAVPVPYGNIFISVQVSGRGEPGKYPDLLSGGATLPRRSRTCCNAPAYDNMGPRVTATGSSTWSLPGASSENIEISETPVLTLPPPPPEFVSL; translated from the coding sequence ATGAGTATGCGCGTGTCGTGGGCTAGGTGGTATTGGATAGTTATCTTCACGACGTGTACCGCGAGGACCGCCAGTGATTGGCTCGACTGCGCCCACATCGCAACCTGTCGTTGTAAGTGGTCCTCCGGGAAGAAAACCGCCACGTGTGCCTCCGGTGACCTACGCCGCCCGCCATCTCTCTCATCAGACATTCAAGTATTGGACCTACACGATAACCCCTTAAGAAATCTCCCGCAGGAAGTTTTTCTAAACATTGGCCTTCTCAATTTACAACGGCTTAATTTACGAGCCACGAAACTTAGATCTATTCACGCAGACGCttttttagaattaagaatTTTAGTTGAAGTTGATTTGGCTGATAACGATTTGGCCGTTCTTCCAAGAGATATATTCAGAGGAAACGAAAGATTGCGACTGGTAGTACTTAGTAATAACCCATTGACAATATTAATCTCAGATCAGTTTCCGACACTTCCACATCTGCGAATGCTCCTGTTAGATGGTTGCAGACTAAGAACAATACAAACAAACGCATTGCGAAATTTAAAATCACTAGAGACTATAGACTTACGAAGAAATCAACTAACATTCCTACGTTTGATTACTTTTTCACTACCGGCCTTAAAGACTATGTCATTGTCGGGCAATCCCTGGCGGTGTGATTGTCGTTTACGTGAGTTTAAGGATTGGTTTTTAGAAAGTAAATTAGGAACGGAAGAATTAGTTTGCGTAGAACCATCGACTCAGTCAGGGAATAAATGGCGCAATGTACCAAGCGAGAAAATGGCTTGCCCTCCAGAAGTTAAATCAAGTACCTTGGTTGTGAGAGCAGAGATAGGTTTGGCTGCTACATTTGGTTGTTGGGTCCATGGAGTACCAAAACCTTCAGTTACGTGGCTCCTAGATGGTGTAGAAATACGAAATAGTACAATTGACTGCGATATGGAAGAAACGGATACAGTAGTTGAAGACGATACTATAGATGACAAAGTTCCCGGTAGCGTTAGATGGgtgaatataacattattaaatgtaacttcAAGTGCAGCTGGAGAGTGGACCTGTGTAGCTAAAAGTATGGCTGGCGAATCTAGAGCTGTTATAAGTCTTGTTTTACCTAGATCTCAAACTGCCACTGCACGGACAGCTCCAGGAATACCACAATTGCTCGGAGTTGTTTTTGGAGCTTTAGGTGCATTAGCATGTCTTGGGTTTATTGCCGCCGTAGCTTGTTGGCAATTAAGAAGACGTACAGTACCACCAAGTCGGAGTTTCACTGATCAAGAGAAACGTTTGATAGATGCTTCAGTAGTAGTTAGTTGTGACCGTTCGATTGCTGATATGGCTTCTCCGTGTGATTTTGAATTGACAGAAAGGTCTATAGACGATCAACCGAGAGGATGTGGCTTTGATCCAGTCCACATAACTATTGAAGGTACACCAGGTGCGTTTCCACCTCCACCAGCGGAGTTTGCTGTTCCAGTTCCTtacggaaatatatttatatctgtcCAAGTTTCCGGTCGAGGTGAACCAGGAAAATATCCAGATTTACTTAGTGGTGGTGCAACGTTACCTCGGAGAAGTAGAACATGTTGTAACGCTCCCGCATATGACAATATGGGTCCTAGAGTGACGGCAACTGGTAGCTCCACGTGGTCACTCCCAGGAGCTAGTTCAGAGAATATAGAAATATCAGAGACCCCTGTCCTTACTCTACCGCCACCACCACCGGAGTTTGTCTCACTTTAG